One segment of Panicum virgatum strain AP13 chromosome 1K, P.virgatum_v5, whole genome shotgun sequence DNA contains the following:
- the LOC120655910 gene encoding helicase with zinc finger domain 2-like, producing the protein MLIKNHRTVTCAPTNTAVVEVASRVLSLIEESSGGGSKKCFLSDVVLFGNEDRMGAGGDLKRIFMESRVRRLRQCLTPGSGWTHCLSSMLSLLEHPLVQYERYIEGIENDIDELISEEKEARDDLVTKMKKVQTSSRKEEIKELQKKLQDIQKSIQEIERNKMSFKTHFQSNYKRLEKDLCSCVEIFCDDLPRSAASEENFCCMAEVPPLLNAFAELVQSESDERLRTLFESDDDGTDRSLFRNFLTHVHDGVSFELKQARSSCLRKLKHLSVHFELPELFDSRTIEEFLLQRAKSVLCTASSSNRLHYQPKAQPFEVLVVDEAAQLKECESLIPLQLPGVRQAVLIGDERQLPALVKSKVCEDAGFGRSLFVRLTSLGQHQHLLDVQYRMHPWISKFPVESFYGGRILDGPNVLSRSYERQHLTGPMFGSYSFINIEGGNESTGKHDRSLINPVEAAAVVRILQRLSKESADKNKAVRVGVVSPYKGQVRAIEEKLAGACAAHAGFSVKVRSVDGFQGAEEDVIIFSAVRSNTAGKIGFLADINRTNVALTRAKHCLWILGDAKTLASGKTIWRQIVADAKDRGRFFDAKDDEDLSNAVIKAAIDLDQVESLLKFDGLRIRGGGGSRSGVRW; encoded by the exons ATGCTGATCAAGAACCACAGGACTGTGACCTGCGCCCCGACGAACAccgcggtggtggaggtggcttCTCGAGTCCTCAGTCTCATCGAGGAGTCCTCCGGCGGTGGCAGCAAGAAGTGCTTCCTGAGTGATGTCGTGCTCTTCGGCAACGAGGACAGgatgggcgcgggcggcgacctAAAAAGGATTTTCATGGAGTCCCGTGTTCGCCGCCTGCGTCAGTGCTTGACGCCAGGGTCAGGGTGGACACACTGTCTGAGTTCTATGCTCAGTCTTCTTGAGCATCCTTTGGTTCAGTATGAAAGGTATATTGAAGGCATCGAGAATGACATAGATGAATTGATTTCAGAAGAAAAGGAGGCAAGGGATGATCTTGTCACTAAGATGAAGAAAGTGCAAACTTCATCCagaaaagaagaaatcaaagagTTACAGAAAAAGCTACAGGACATACAGAAAAGTATACAGGAAATAGAGAGAAATAAAATGTCGTTCAAGACCCACTTTCAGAGTAACTACAAGCGTCTGGAGAAAGATTTGTGCAGCTGTGTGGAGATTTTCTGCGATGATCTTCCCAGATCTGCAGCCTCTGAAGAAAATTTTTGCTGCATGGCTGAGGTTCCGCCCTTGCTCAACGCGTTTGCAGAGCTCGTACAATCTGAATCTGATGAACGCCTGCGAACCCTGTTTGAAAGTGACGACGATGGAACAGACCGTTCTTTGTTCAGGAATTTTTTGACCCATGTGCACGACGGTGTGAGTTTTGAGCTGAAGCAGGCAAGGTCGTCGTGTCTTCGGAAGCTCAAACACCTATCTGTTCACTTTGAGCTGCCAGAATTATTCGACAGCCGAACCATTGAAGAATTCTTGCTTCAGAGGGCAAAGAGCGTGCTCTGCACAGCATCGAGTTCTAACCGTCTGCACTACCAGCCGAAGGCCCAGCCGTTCGAGGTCCTCGTCGTGGACGAGGCTGCGCAGCTTAAGGAGTGCGAGTCGCTGATACCTCTGCAGCTCCCCGGCGTCCGTCAGGCCGTTCTCATCGGTGATGAGCGCCAGCTTCCGGCACTGGTGAAAAGCAAG GTTTGTGAAGATGCTGGATTTGGAAGAAGCCTGTTCGTGAGGCTGACATCCCTGGGGCAGCACCAGCACCTCCTCGACGTACAGTACAGAATGCACCCGTGGATCAGCAAGTTCCCCGTCGAGAGCTTCTACGGCGGCCGGATACTCGACGGACCCAACGTCCTGAGCAGGAGCTACGAGAGGCAGCACCTCACCGGCCCCATGTTTGGATCCTATTCGTTCATCAACATCGAGGGCGGCAACGAGAGCACCGGCAAGCACGACAGGAGCCTGATCAACCccgtcgaggccgccgccgtggtccggATCCTGCAGAGGCTCTCCAAAG AGTCCGCTGACAAGAACAAGGCGGTCCGCGTGGGCGTGGTGTCGCCGTACAAGGGCCAGGTGCGGGCCATCGAGGAGAAGCTCGCCGGGGCGTGCGCGGCGCACGCCGGGTTCTCGGTGAAGGTGCGGTCGGTGGACGGGTTCCAGGGCGCCGAGGAGGACGTGATCATCTTCTCCGCTGTGCGGAGCAACACCGCCGGCAAGATCGGCTTCCTCGCCGACATCAACCGCACCAACGTCGCGCTCACCCGGGCCAA GCATTGCCTGTGGATCCTGGGCGACGCGAAGACGCTGGCGAGCGGCAAGACCATCTGGCGGCAGATCGTGGCCGACGCCAAGGACCGGGGCCGCTTCTTCGACGCCAAGGACGACGAGGACCTCTCCAACGCCGTAATCAAGGCCGCCATCGACCTGGACCAAGTGGAGAGTCTACTCAAGTTCGATGGCCTGCGTATCCGTGGCGGTGGCGGGTCGCGGTCAGGGGTCCGATGGTAA
- the LOC120712757 gene encoding uncharacterized protein LOC120712757: MDRAPPRGAPRDAVGQRWLAVFAFQAVLSAAASALHLAASPRGRRHPHLGVPAGLLLALHPLLACAATGLLALALLLTASPRPRQPPLQRRALATALLAAAGALSVGAAAAILPEDAGWAAVAGLGFRGAVLGAVFAAHYFGRGRWLLQFPVVQRPLFYGLKMGLLPSGKRALKVSLQAFCLSFVLILLLPQQFRIGGSIGSQILTQISIFIVTTGVSFCLEISHHFVQVVHTRRCNFAPPQSTAAAETNPTEFILETLEQSDPRSLIQYLAYQDLCVVSESNLEPWRRGAFFEESGETYKRIVTACLKPLEEFTSIIARALEEYSTESLSQQSLLFSAFDDSQICTWCARTLAGLTARSHQEDRYGVAQLTGCNAAVMTTLLSALLAIEACLGKKMNPQPALGPENIKWANLSTGRKGSGIAIATTQKGGLHKKVYAMADVLRTSVYQIVSAFIDDLRANAKPASLEKNWISEGRKPIYGSQAMLVQKLGLFIEYRAV; the protein is encoded by the exons atggaccgggccccgccgcgcggcgcgcccCGCGACGCCGTGGGCCAGCGGTGGCTCGCCGTCTTCGCCTTCCAGGCCgtcctctcggccgccgcctcggcgctccACCTCGCGGCgtccccgcgcggccgccgccacccgcacctcggcgtccccgccggcctcctcctcgcgctccaCCCGCTCCTCGCCTGCGCCGCCACGGGGCTCCTCGCGCTGGCGCTCCTCCTCACCGCgtccccgcgcccgcgccagcccccgctgcagcggcgcgcgctcgcgaccgccctcctcgccgcggccggcgcgctctccgtgggcgccgccgcggcgattCTCCCCGAGGACGCCGGGTGGGCGGCGGTCGCTGGGCTCGGGTTCCGCGGGGCCGTGCTGGGTGCCGTCTTCGCCGCGCACTACTTTGGCCGTGGGAGGTGGTTGCTCCAGTTCCCCGTCGTGCAG CGACCTCTATTCTATGGATTGAAGATGGGGCTTCTGCCATCTGGAAAAAGGGCCCTGAAAGTGTCGCTTCAGGCCTTCTGCCTTTCCTTTGTCCTGATTTTACTCCTTCCTCAGCAATTCAGAATTGGAGGCTCTATTGGAAGCCAAATACTTACTCAGATCAGCATCTTTATAGTCACAACTGGGGTTTCCTTCTGTTTGGAAATAAGCCATCATTTTGTCCAG GTTGTACATACAAGGAGGTGCAATTTTGCTCCACCTCAGAGCACTGCCGCTGCAGAGACTAATCCCACAGAATTTATCCTGGAAACATTGGAACAAAGTGATCCACGGTCATTAATACAATATCTTGCTTACCAAGATTTGTGTGTGGTATCTGAGTCTAACTTGGAACCTTGGCGCCGAGGTGCCTTCTTTGAGGAATCTGGTGAAACTTATAAAAGAATTGTGACAGCTTGTTTGAAACCACTTGAGGAGTTTACTTCAATAATTGCTAGAGCCCTTGAAGAGTATTCGACAGAATCATTGTCACAACAGTCCTTACTCTTCAGTGCATTTGATGATTCTCAG ATATGCACATGGTGTGCTCGGACATTGGCAGGATTAACTGCACGCTCACACCAGGAGGACCGTTATGGAGTTGCTCAACTCACTGGCTGCAATGCTGCCGTGATGACCACGTTACTGTCTGCTCTATTGGCAATTGAGGCATGTTTAGGGAAGAAAATGAACCCACAGCCCGCACTGGGTCCTGAAAACATTAAGTGGGCTAACTTGTCCACAGGACGAAAAGGATCTGGAATTGCAATTGCAACTACGCAAAAAGGTGGTTTGCACAAGAAAGTTTATGCCATGGCTGATGTTCTTCGGACTTCAGTTTATCAGATAGTTTCAGCATTCATTGATGACCTGCGAGCAAATGCAAAACCAGCAAGTTTGGAGAAGAATTGGATCAGTGAAGGGAGGAAGCCAATATATGGTTCGCAAGCAATGTTGGTACAGAAGTTGGGTTTGTTTATCGAGTACCGTGCTGTCTGA
- the LOC120712765 gene encoding uncharacterized protein LOC120712765 — MVKSKSSWRQIVKDSRPTNVSISTRNLSPQDLGAVIFGCTNNTIAECHSRQLFGLPRAHISYVQNIKEGLPLFLFNYDDRRLYGIYEAAGSGKFCPESKAWSHDGKGKTSYPAQVAVRVRVWCFPLAENQFRSAILANYYQKLHFFQFELDHAQTHVLMEMFTPSPPPNNFWKPSAAAPADEHVSELISSPVWAPECERNNDLKSEKVVKSYADMVRKNKLEEVGTGDVDAERASSGNESSNGFDDLDCGNTPPEREEHELSDKAVEVQKQLQSGRQEKVLSINWEFQRYKMLSARARRWNSDCCANAAETKDNEAYSSKYAQEVTYTILDGHSNLPETLDTELNQLSWGHSNLLVQLLDSESCTEAKLIEIVKELSGRIEAMEKKQAWSNKEVRHLQGVNERLLKRIVELKGTVKTLNSKIDPLTLDDSLNQFVEQCLGSEDVIYLVGGCDGFSLLPSLDSFSPSLDILTPLKPMAVGKSYASTVALDNKIFVLGGGDGACWFDTVDCYDPRRDDWTTCPPLSRDKGSLAGVSVNGRIYAFGGGDGSECFSDVEIFDPSLGKWIKNRPMLERRFALAGVELNGVIYAVGGFNSVQYLSSAERLDPREPNWKMLPTMNAGRGCHTLAVLDEKIFSIGGYDNGAKAMVATVEMYEPRMPSWVMVEPMNHTRGYHSSAVLGGSIFTFGGVKGEADTILDVVERYKEGCGWVTTGLKSIGRRCYCSAIVL, encoded by the exons ATGGTGAAGAGCAAATCCTCGTGGAGGCAGATTGTGAAAGACAGCAGACCAACAAACGTGTCCATTTCCACAAGAAACCTCAGCCCACAAGATCTTGGAGCTGTAATATTTGGTTGCACAAACAATACCATTGCAGAGTGTCACTCAAGGCAACTTTTCG GCTTGCCAAGAGCACATATCTCCTATGTGCAAAACATTAAGGAAGGATTACCTCTCTTCCTCTTCAACTATGACGACCGCAGATTATATGGTATTTATGAAGCTGCAGGCAGTGGCAAGTTCTGTCCTGAATCAAAAGCATGGTCACATGATGGCAAAGGAAAGACAAGTTACCCTGCCCAG GTTGCAGTGCGAGTAAGGGTGTGGTGTTTTCCGCTAGCAGAGAATCAGTTTAGAAGTGCTATTCTAGCCAACTATTACCAGAAGCTTCATTTCTTCCAGTTTGAATTGGATCATGCACAAACACATGTTTTGATGGAAATGTTTACTCCTTCGCCTCCTCCCAACAATTTCTGGAAGCCCTCTGCTGCAGCACCAGCTGATGAGCATGTGAGCGAATTAATATCTTCACCTGTATGGGCACCAGAGTGTGAGAGGAATAATGatctcaaatcagaaaaggttGTAAAGTCATATGCAGACATGGTAAGGAAGAACAAATTGGAGGAAGTTGGAACAGGAGATGTGGATGCTGAACGTGCTAGCTCAGGTAATGAATCTTCAAATGGTTTTGATGATCTGGATTGTGGAAACACACCACCAGAGAGGGAGGAACATGAACTATCAGATAAGGCGGTTGAAGTACAAAAGCAACTACAATCTGGTCGGCAGGAAAAAGTGCTTAGCATCAATTGGGAGTTTCAAAGGTACAAGATGTTGTCTGCTCGCGCTCGGCGCTGGAATTCTGATTGTTGTGCCAACGCTGCTGAAACTAAAGACAATGAAGCATATAGCAGTAAGTATGCACAAGAGGTCACATACACAATTCTGGATGGGCATTCTAATTTGCCTGAAACCCTAGATACTGAACTCAATCAGCTCTCCTGGGGACATTCTAATttgctggtgcaattattgGACTCTGAATCCTGTACAGAAGCCAAG CTGATAGAGATAGTTAAAGAGTTATCTGGGCGCAtagaggcgatggagaagaagCAG GCTTGGTCCAACAAAGAAGTTAGACACTTGCAAGGGGTGAATGAGAGGTTACTGAAAAGGATTGTGGAGCTAAAGGGCACAGTGAAGACACTAAATTCAAAAATAGATCCTTTAACACTAGATGATTCACTCAATCAGTTTGTTGAACAATGTTTGGGATCCGAAGATGTCATTTATCTAGTTGGTGGTTGTGATGGCTTCTCACTCTTGCCATCACTAGACTCCTTTTCCCCTTCGTTGGACATACTGACACCTCTCAAACCAATGGCTGTTGGAAAGTCATATGCCTCAACTGTTGCATTAGACAACAAGAtatttgttcttggtggtggcGATGGTGCTTGTTGGTTTGATACAG TTGACTGTTATGACCCAAGGCGTGATGATTGGACCACATGCCCGCCATTGAGTCGCGACAAGGGGAGCCTTGCTGGAGTTAGCGTCAATGGCAGAATCTATGCATTTGGTGGTGGAGATGGAAGCGAGTGTTTCTCTGACGTTGAGATATTTGATCCTTCTCTTGGAAAGTGGATAAAGAATCGGCCTATGCTGGAAAGG CGCTTTGCTCTAGCTGGTGTGGAACTCAATGGTGTGATTTATGCAGTTGGTGGCTTCAACAGTGTTCAATATCTGAG CTCTGCTGAGAGACTTGATCCTCGGGAGCCTAATTGGAAAATGCTCCCAACAATGAATGCAGGAAGGGGCTGCCATACACTTGCAGTGCTTGATGAGAAGAT ATTTTCAATTGGTGGTTATGACAATGGGGCTAAAGCTATGGTGGCTACTGTTGAGATGTACGAGCCAAGGATGCCGTCATGGGTGATGGTTGAACCCATGAACCACACCAGAGGATACCATTCTTCGGCTGTGCTTGGTGGCTCGATATTTACATTTGGTGGGGTGAAAGGTGAAGCAGATACTATCCTGGATGTG GTGGAACGGTACAAGGAAGGGTGTGGCTGGGTGACTACTGGGTTGAAGTCCATCGGCAGGAGATGCTACTGCTCCGCCATTGTTCTCTGA
- the LOC120712777 gene encoding uncharacterized protein LOC120712777 — protein sequence MEAYFLFRGGRPEEAAACGEKEEDIGSPSTSSGESSAGSSSELDDDATSSSPSSSGAGPGRFEMSGLMTQLPFKRGLSRFFDGRSQSFASLAAVGSLEDLAKPPRKRLKPSRSCGGGLDAHRGRLLSPRGHCAKPAAAAAAGARKAAVRTGALAVLAAAAPRRPALPAAPRPEGVAGNVLVVS from the coding sequence ATGGAGGCGTACTTCCTGTTCCGCGGCGGGAGgccggaggaggccgccgcgtgcggggagaaggaggaggacatCGGCTCGCCGTCCACGTCGTCGGGGGAGTCGTCCGCGGGCTCGTCGTCGGAGCTCGACGACGAcgcgacctcctcctccccctcctcctcgggcGCGGGGCCGGGCCGCTTCGAGATGTCCGGCCTCATGACGCAGCTCCCCTTCAAGCGGGGCCTGTCCAGGTTCTTCGACGGCAGGTCGCAGTCCTTCGCCTCGCTCGCCGCCGTGGGGTCGCTGGAGGACCTCGCCAAGCCGCCCCGGAAGCGCCTCAAGCCGTCCCGGAGCTGCGGCGGGGGACTCGACGCGCACCGCGGCCGGCTCCTCTCGCCGCGCGGGCATTGCGccaagcccgccgccgccgcagcggccggCGCCAGGAAGGCCGCCGTGAGGACCGGCGCGCTCGCGgtgctcgcggccgccgcgccgcggaggCCGGCGCTGCCCGCGGCGCCCAGGCCCGAGGGCGTGGCCGGCAACGTTCTGGTTGTGAGTTAA